The following are encoded together in the Oncorhynchus masou masou isolate Uvic2021 chromosome 5, UVic_Omas_1.1, whole genome shotgun sequence genome:
- the LOC135531955 gene encoding E3 ubiquitin-protein ligase TRIM35-like — translation MEALRLEARALGSLSGGSTPLKALLPGADGFVLPPGDPELCREHGETFTLFCVDDLEPVCSQCGLTETHEGHRVYPITEAVPDCKGELNSSLGKLLGKSRRFEKVTRIFEHASQHNQSHAQQTERQIKEEFEKLHQFLREEEEARLARLREEEEERNRVMKEKRERVGKEMKLLAKTIREIEEEMKEDRDDIAFLQNYQETVKRTWQSHGEPEEVCGPLIDVSKHLTNLRYSVWNDMLHITPYTPVTLDPTTSCPSLVLSPGLTSVQLGNERIQIQPANPERFDPIDCALGWEGFSSGTHCWTVEVGESSNWTVGVASQSVRRREEFEACPEEGLWTLSLRNGTYRAMTTPCTTLPLDWSRPFHRIKVFLDWEEGQVEFWDAMRDKLLFTFTHRFTETLYPYFESSCSKCWLVVLPQRVCVEVELDPIPEDDDGDQIPHDGSSNEGEDTETRSTDDSKLTETGSPVGAQIPMTGSPKISTTDQNQETRSPDKTSNTGSAQRMAWIPKTKSTGKGKGKIPQTGSAVQKQIKNTRSNGSYHITKDRPLIQVRRIGSTE, via the exons ATGGAGGCTCTCAGACTAGAAGCTCGAGCATTAGGGTCCCTCTCAGGGGGTTCCACCCCgctcaaggcccttctccctgggGCAGACGGCTTCGTCCTTCCCCCTGGAGATCCAGAGCTGTGCCGGGAGCATGGAGAGACGTTTACCTTGTTCTGTgtggatgacctggagccagtgtgcaGTCAGTGTGGACTGACTGAGACCCACGAGGGGCACAGAGTCTATCCCATAACGGAGGCTGTACCTGACTGTAAG GGGGAGCTGAACTCTTCACTGGGGAAGCTGCTCGGGAAGAGCAGGAGGTTTGAGAAGGTTACGCGGATCTTTGAACACGCCTCCCAACACAACCAG agccatgcccagcagacagagagacagataaaggagGAGTTTGAGAAGCTGCACCAGTtcctgagagaggaggaggaggccagGCTAGCCAggctgagggaggaagaggaggagaggaatagagtgatgaaggagaagagagagagagtgggaaaagaGATGAAGCTGCTGGCTAAAACCATCCGAGAGATCGAGGAAGAGATGAAGGAAGACAGGGATGACATCGCCTttctgcag AATTACCAGGAAACAGTAAAGAG GACGTGGCAGAGTCATGGGGAGCCAGAGGAGGTGTGTGGTCCTCTGATAGACGTGTCCAAACACCTGACCAACCTCCGTTACTCCGTCTGGAACGACATGCTGCACATAACCCCTTACA CTCCAGTAACCCTGGACCCGACCACATCCTGCCCATCTCTGGTCCTCTCCCCTGGGCTAACCTCTGTCCAGCTGGGAAACGAGAGGATCCAGATCCAGCCTGCTAACCCAGAGAGATTTGACCCGATCGACTGTGCTCTGGGCTGGGAAGGATTCAGCTCCGGCACCCACTGCTGGACCGTGGAG GTTGGAGAGAGCAGCAACTGGACAGTTGGTGTGGCCAGCCAATCGGTGCGTAGGAGGGAGGAGTTTGAGGCGTGCCCGGAGGAGGGGCTATGGACCCTCAGCCTACGGAATGGGACGTACCGTGCCATGACCACACCCTGTACCACCCTCCCTCTGGACTGGTCCCGCCCCTTTCACAGGATCAAG GTGTTTCTGGACTGGGAGGAGGGTCAGGTGGAATTCTGGGATGCGATGAGGGACAAACTCCTGTTCACCTTCACGCACCGCTTCACAGAGACGCTGTATCCGTACTTCGAGAGCAGCTGTTCTAAGTGCTGGCTAGTGGTGTTAccccagagagtgtgtgtggaggtAGAGCTAGATCCTATCCCTGAGGATGACGATGGAGACCAGATCCCACACGACGGATCATCCAATGAGGGAGAGGATACCGAGACTAGATCCACTGACGACAGCAAGCTGACAGAAACCGGATCCCCTGTCGGAGCCCAGATCCCAATGACCGGATCTCCCAAGATCTCAACCACTGACCAGAACCAAGAGACAAGATCCCCTGACAAAACGTCAAACACTGGATCCGCTCAAAGGATGGCCTGGATCCCAAAGACTAAATCCACCGGTAAGGGAAAGGGAAAGATCCCACAGACTGGATCCGCTGTTCAGAAGCAGATCAAAAACACGAGATCCAATGGAAGCTACCACATCACGAAGGATAGGCCGCTAATCCAGGTCAGGAGGATAGGATCCACTGAGTGA
- the LOC135531965 gene encoding zinc finger protein 202-like, with translation MSSLNNSPTAKGQEVCWTEKEGLWLNIVVKEEEEEEDITLKGDAGALREEEEDITLKGDAGALREEEEDITLKGDTGALREEEEDITLKGDTGALREEEGDVVFGVKELGEVTVTLENEEGKTGDLMNTGERPDFPSDSRKSPSGEPDPETPKPVRPHHCSHCGKSFTWLSKLKEHERTHTGEKPYQCVICGKTFTQLGAFNIMSGHTEKTIPTTALRMERHFPS, from the exons atgagcTCACTAAACAACTCCCCCACTGCCAAAGGACaggaggtctgctggacggagaaagagggTCTGTGGCTTAATATTGtcgtgaaagaagaggaggaagaggaggacatcaCATTGAAAGGAGATGCAGGAGcgctcagagaggaagaggaggacatcaCATTGAAAGGAGATGCAGGAGcgctcagagaggaagaggaggacatcaCATTGAAAGGAGATACAGGAGcgctcagagaggaagaggaggacatcaCATTGAAAGGAGATACAGGAGcgctcagagaggaagagggggatgtcGTTTTTGGAGTGAAGGAGCTGGGGGAGGTCACTGTCACATTGGAAAATGAGGAGGGAAAAACTGGAGATCTGATGAACACCG gagagagGCCAGACTTTCCCTCTGACAGCAGGAAGAGTCCCTCAGGggaaccagacccagagacaccCAAACCAGTGAGACCACACCActgctcccactgtggaaagagttttacctggTTATCAAAGCTGAAAGAGCACGAGAGGACACACActggagaaaagccttaccaATGTGTCATTTGTGGAAAAACTTTTACCCAGTTAGGGGCTTTCAATATCATGAGCGGACACACAGAGAAAACAATACCTACCACTGCTCTCAGAATGGAACGACATTTCCCCAGTTAG